A DNA window from Rossellomorea marisflavi contains the following coding sequences:
- a CDS encoding glycoside hydrolase family 88/105 protein: METALNRKNELTSPLAWGKAACESLMSAYKASELPPDGRWHYHQGVFLVSMLQLREKIGGDAFFDYVKEYVDHNIDENGNFLWSRRELDAIQAGLLLFTLDRETDDPRYKIAATKLLNMFPTLNRTSDGGYWHKDRYPYQMWLDGLYMGGVFAMNYGKEYDDPSLLEMVLEQERLMRKHTLDEKTGLYHHAWDEQKVQPWADPETGRSPEFWGRAIGWYGITFNEILDFLPEGHQATEEISGALRDLSKSLISYQHPEKHLWYQVVDKSDDPKNWIETSCSALFIYTIARAVKSGVLDESYKEFAIKGYRALVKRMKFDENGLFIMPEICIGTGVGDYTHYVERPVIENDLHGVGSFVLCSLEMQDILPEL; the protein is encoded by the coding sequence ATGGAAACAGCACTCAATCGAAAGAATGAATTGACGTCACCGCTTGCATGGGGGAAAGCAGCCTGCGAATCCCTCATGTCAGCTTACAAGGCAAGTGAACTTCCGCCTGATGGAAGATGGCATTATCATCAGGGGGTGTTCCTGGTAAGCATGCTCCAACTCCGGGAAAAGATCGGGGGAGATGCGTTCTTTGATTATGTGAAGGAATATGTCGATCACAATATCGATGAGAACGGGAACTTCCTCTGGAGCCGCAGGGAACTGGACGCCATCCAAGCTGGCCTCCTTCTCTTCACCCTTGACCGGGAAACGGATGACCCGAGGTATAAGATCGCAGCTACGAAACTATTGAATATGTTCCCGACACTCAACCGCACGTCTGACGGGGGCTACTGGCATAAAGACCGCTACCCGTACCAAATGTGGCTGGACGGACTCTATATGGGCGGTGTGTTCGCTATGAACTATGGGAAGGAGTACGATGATCCATCCCTCCTCGAAATGGTCCTTGAACAGGAGCGTCTCATGAGGAAGCACACGCTTGATGAGAAGACCGGTCTTTACCATCATGCATGGGATGAACAAAAGGTGCAGCCTTGGGCGGATCCCGAAACGGGCCGATCGCCTGAATTCTGGGGAAGGGCCATCGGTTGGTACGGAATCACCTTTAATGAAATCCTCGATTTCCTCCCGGAAGGCCATCAGGCGACAGAAGAAATCTCAGGTGCCCTCAGGGATCTTTCCAAAAGTCTGATTTCCTATCAGCATCCTGAAAAGCATCTGTGGTATCAGGTGGTCGACAAGTCCGATGATCCGAAAAACTGGATCGAAACGTCCTGCTCGGCTCTTTTTATCTACACGATTGCAAGAGCCGTGAAATCAGGCGTCCTTGATGAAAGCTACAAAGAGTTTGCCATCAAAGGATACCGCGCCCTTGTGAAGCGGATGAAATTTGACGAGAACGGTCTCTTCATCATGCCGGAAATCTGCATTGGCACCGGGGTGGGGGACTACACACACTACGTGGAACGGCCGGTCATTGAAAATGATCTTCATGGCGTCGGATCTTTCGTGCTTTGCAGTCTTGAAATGCAGGATATCCTTCCAGAGCTATAG
- a CDS encoding carbohydrate ABC transporter permease, which translates to MQNKKRTFKIVQHTLLIVFTLIMIYPLVWMVSSSLKESSSVFVNAYSLIPDELHFENYITGWEGFAGITFKTFFINSAIIAVVATVGSIISSTIIAYGFARIKFRGKSIWFICMMLTMMLPFEMVMIPQYIMFNKFGWIDTYLPLILPTFFGIPFFIFLIMQFIRTIPVELDEAAKIDGCSTFGIFFRVIVPLVVPAMMTSAIFSFYWRWDDFMGPLIYLSTPEKYPVSLALKLFSDPNSVTNWGAMFAMSTLSIIPIFVIFFFFQRYIVDGISTSGLKG; encoded by the coding sequence ATGCAGAATAAGAAACGCACGTTCAAAATCGTCCAGCACACGCTGTTGATTGTGTTCACCCTCATCATGATCTATCCCCTCGTCTGGATGGTCAGCAGCTCGTTGAAAGAGAGCTCCAGCGTTTTCGTCAACGCCTATTCATTGATACCTGATGAACTGCATTTCGAGAACTATATCACAGGTTGGGAAGGGTTCGCCGGTATCACCTTCAAGACCTTCTTCATCAACTCGGCCATCATTGCCGTCGTCGCCACGGTGGGGAGCATCATATCTTCCACGATCATTGCCTATGGATTTGCACGGATCAAGTTCAGGGGGAAGAGCATCTGGTTCATCTGTATGATGCTTACCATGATGCTGCCGTTCGAGATGGTCATGATCCCGCAGTATATCATGTTCAATAAATTCGGCTGGATCGATACGTATCTGCCGCTCATCCTCCCGACCTTCTTCGGGATCCCGTTCTTCATCTTCCTGATCATGCAGTTCATCCGGACCATTCCGGTGGAGCTTGATGAAGCAGCGAAGATCGACGGATGCAGCACGTTCGGGATCTTCTTCAGGGTCATCGTGCCACTTGTTGTACCGGCGATGATGACTTCGGCCATCTTCTCCTTCTATTGGAGATGGGATGATTTCATGGGTCCGCTCATTTACTTGTCCACCCCCGAGAAGTATCCGGTATCCCTTGCCTTGAAGCTATTCTCTGACCCGAACTCCGTCACGAACTGGGGAGCAATGTTCGCCATGTCGACGCTCAGTATCATTCCGATCTTCGTCATTTTCTTCTTCTTCCAACGCTACATCGTGGATGGAATCAGTACGAGCGGATTGAAAGGATAA
- a CDS encoding carbohydrate ABC transporter permease, with protein MTELKPTGPKRKKKSDYQNVTGYLFISPFLLGFFLLTLYPILYSLYLSFTDYDLMSEPNWIGLDNYVRMFTGDETFWQSFKVTLMYAGVAVPFRLIFALLVALALNKVVEMAGLYRTLLYLPSVVGGSIAVSIMWRQLFGNDGAFNSILALLGIPTHSWLGDPKTAIWTLIVLYGWQFGSSMLIFLAGLRNIPKTYYEASSVDGASPIKQFFIITLPLLTPVILFNMIMQIIQGFMAFTPSFVVTNGGPVNSTLLYVLYMYRRAFEYFDMGYASAMAWFMLIIIAVLTGLIFKTSKHWVHYESDSK; from the coding sequence ATCACCGAATTGAAGCCCACCGGTCCGAAACGGAAGAAAAAATCCGACTATCAGAATGTGACAGGTTACTTGTTCATTTCTCCGTTCCTTCTTGGGTTCTTCCTATTGACCTTATACCCTATCCTCTATTCACTGTATCTATCATTTACAGACTATGATCTGATGAGTGAGCCGAACTGGATCGGCCTTGACAATTACGTACGGATGTTCACAGGGGATGAAACGTTCTGGCAATCGTTCAAAGTCACCCTCATGTACGCCGGCGTCGCCGTTCCGTTCCGCCTCATCTTCGCCCTCCTTGTGGCACTGGCCCTCAATAAGGTGGTCGAAATGGCCGGATTGTACCGGACCCTGCTCTATCTTCCATCCGTCGTCGGCGGAAGCATCGCGGTTTCCATCATGTGGAGGCAGCTATTCGGGAACGACGGGGCATTCAACTCCATCCTTGCCCTTCTCGGAATCCCGACCCATTCATGGCTGGGTGACCCGAAGACGGCAATCTGGACGCTGATCGTCCTGTACGGTTGGCAGTTCGGATCCTCCATGCTGATCTTCCTTGCAGGGCTGCGGAATATCCCGAAAACGTATTATGAAGCGTCAAGCGTGGACGGGGCTTCACCGATTAAGCAATTCTTCATCATCACCCTGCCGCTTCTGACACCGGTCATCCTGTTCAATATGATCATGCAGATCATCCAGGGCTTCATGGCCTTCACGCCGAGTTTCGTCGTCACCAACGGCGGTCCGGTTAACAGCACGCTCCTGTACGTCCTGTATATGTATAGAAGGGCATTCGAATACTTCGATATGGGCTATGCATCCGCCATGGCGTGGTTCATGCTCATCATCATCGCCGTCCTGACGGGTCTGATCTTCAAAACATCCAAGCACTGGGTTCACTATGAATCCGATAGCAAATAG
- a CDS encoding ABC transporter substrate-binding protein, whose protein sequence is MRWKPKVMKTMALGLVLTTFLAGCSSSTGSSSDSKDGKTKDGKVELRMTWWGSQSRHDQTQEIIKKFEEENPDIKITSEFTGFDGYFEKMAAQAAGNNLPDIMQQNFGEYLNQYADKNLLADLSEYVEDGTINVDGVSDIIMDSGKQGDKILGIPTGTNALTAFYNVDMLKEVGVENLDGNWSWDEYVDIATKVHEKTGEFGTRLMEPKNLFEYYLREKGQKLFNEDGTALGYKDDKLLSDYFELNKKMVDAGVAPGYDTIQQIKGVEDELIVHGKAPFDFRWSNQATALDSASEQELAMTLLPGDNNREGMFLKPAMLWSVSENSKHKEEAARFIDFFTNNIEVYEIGGSDRGVPIKEEIRNEMASTLSDTDKKVFDYIEMVTDNSSPIDSNYPQQASEVLGALQEVDELVMYGQLSPKDGAKEFRKKAESILGR, encoded by the coding sequence ATGAGATGGAAACCGAAAGTAATGAAAACCATGGCTCTTGGATTGGTGTTGACGACGTTCCTCGCAGGATGTTCGTCTTCAACAGGAAGTTCTTCAGACAGCAAGGACGGGAAGACGAAGGACGGCAAAGTAGAACTGAGGATGACTTGGTGGGGCTCTCAAAGCCGTCATGACCAGACACAGGAAATCATCAAGAAATTTGAAGAAGAAAACCCGGATATCAAGATCACATCTGAATTCACGGGCTTTGACGGATACTTCGAGAAAATGGCCGCTCAGGCAGCCGGGAACAATCTGCCTGATATCATGCAGCAGAACTTCGGGGAGTATCTCAATCAGTACGCCGATAAGAACCTTCTCGCAGACCTCTCTGAATATGTGGAAGACGGCACCATCAACGTCGATGGCGTAAGTGACATCATCATGGATTCTGGGAAGCAGGGAGATAAAATCCTTGGAATTCCGACGGGGACCAACGCCCTCACCGCTTTCTACAATGTCGACATGCTGAAGGAAGTCGGAGTGGAAAACCTGGACGGCAACTGGTCATGGGATGAATATGTGGATATTGCCACGAAAGTCCACGAAAAAACCGGTGAATTCGGAACCCGTCTTATGGAACCTAAGAATCTATTTGAATATTATTTGAGGGAAAAAGGCCAAAAGCTCTTCAATGAGGATGGAACGGCCCTTGGCTATAAGGATGATAAGCTGCTGAGCGATTACTTTGAACTGAACAAGAAGATGGTAGACGCAGGAGTGGCACCTGGTTACGACACGATCCAACAGATCAAAGGGGTGGAAGATGAGCTCATCGTCCACGGCAAAGCACCATTTGATTTCCGCTGGTCCAATCAGGCCACGGCCCTTGACAGTGCAAGCGAGCAGGAGCTTGCCATGACCCTTCTGCCGGGTGACAACAACAGGGAAGGGATGTTCCTGAAACCTGCCATGCTCTGGTCGGTCAGTGAAAACTCCAAGCATAAGGAAGAGGCAGCGCGCTTCATCGACTTCTTCACGAATAATATCGAAGTGTATGAAATCGGTGGTTCCGACCGTGGAGTGCCGATCAAAGAAGAGATCCGTAATGAAATGGCCAGTACGCTGAGCGATACGGATAAGAAAGTGTTCGATTATATCGAAATGGTGACCGATAACAGTTCGCCGATCGATTCCAACTATCCTCAACAGGCGTCAGAAGTACTCGGTGCCCTGCAGGAAGTGGATGAGCTCGTCATGTACGGTCAGCTGTCACCAAAAGACGGAGCGAAAGAATTCCGCAAGAAAGCTGAAAGCATTCTGGGCAGGTAA
- a CDS encoding IS110 family transposase: MDFTQNERLNQINEQTLIIGIDIAKHKHVARAIDDRGIDLSKRLVFPNSLEGFQLLLEWARQLSADTSRPNLMLGMEPTGHYWMNLAYFLKSQGERPVVVNPMKVKKSKELDDDSPTKNDTKDAKVIAQVMRAGRYHEPTLPEGIYAELREGVKLFDIIQEDLSSIKAQIHNLLDRYFPEFMTVFKKWNGKMAMAILKLGYLPTDIRQKTEEELLYDVKALGTKNVGVARMRHLKKAADSSVGMTVGLRMAREELRYLVDQYESLNERLDNLKEELEELVLTVPGADLMMAINGVGAMTIVGFFAEIGDLSNYKDPRQIIKLAGLNLMMNQSGTHRGKTTITKRGRRRLRSILYQVARPLTFHNDAFKALHQYYKHRRTNPLKGKQSFVALGRKLIKVLFVIGTRKCAFSEEHMLRDIPHMRDGQAA, encoded by the coding sequence ATGGATTTTACACAAAATGAACGACTCAATCAAATTAATGAACAGACTTTAATCATCGGCATTGATATCGCCAAGCATAAACACGTCGCCAGGGCTATTGATGATCGAGGAATCGACTTATCGAAGCGTCTGGTTTTTCCGAATTCGTTAGAAGGCTTCCAATTGTTACTAGAGTGGGCTCGACAATTAAGTGCGGACACATCCCGTCCGAACTTGATGTTGGGGATGGAGCCCACGGGACATTATTGGATGAATCTAGCTTACTTCTTGAAATCACAGGGCGAGCGCCCTGTGGTGGTAAATCCGATGAAGGTTAAGAAATCAAAAGAACTGGATGATGACTCGCCTACCAAAAATGATACTAAGGATGCGAAGGTCATCGCCCAAGTCATGAGGGCAGGGCGGTATCATGAGCCTACCTTGCCAGAAGGCATCTATGCCGAGTTACGTGAAGGCGTGAAACTCTTTGACATCATTCAAGAAGATCTCTCTTCCATCAAAGCACAGATCCATAACCTTCTGGATCGGTATTTCCCTGAATTCATGACGGTGTTTAAGAAGTGGAATGGAAAAATGGCGATGGCAATTCTGAAGTTAGGCTATCTTCCAACAGATATTCGACAGAAGACAGAAGAGGAACTTCTATACGACGTAAAGGCATTAGGGACCAAAAATGTAGGGGTGGCGCGTATGCGCCACTTAAAGAAAGCAGCTGACTCCAGTGTTGGAATGACCGTAGGTCTCCGAATGGCTCGTGAAGAGCTTCGCTATCTCGTTGATCAGTATGAGTCCTTAAACGAACGTCTGGACAACCTGAAAGAAGAACTTGAAGAACTGGTTCTCACGGTTCCTGGAGCAGATCTTATGATGGCGATCAATGGCGTGGGAGCGATGACCATTGTTGGTTTCTTTGCCGAGATTGGTGACTTATCAAATTACAAAGATCCACGACAGATTATTAAATTAGCAGGACTGAATTTGATGATGAACCAATCCGGCACACATCGAGGGAAAACGACCATTACTAAGCGTGGGCGACGAAGGTTGCGTTCGATTCTGTATCAAGTCGCCCGCCCTTTAACTTTTCATAATGACGCCTTTAAAGCCCTTCATCAGTATTATAAACACCGTCGAACGAATCCTCTTAAAGGGAAACAGTCTTTTGTCGCATTAGGACGTAAACTGATTAAGGTCTTATTTGTAATAGGCACACGAAAGTGTGCGTTTAGTGAGGAACATATGCTTCGCGATATCCCTCATATGAGAGACGGGCAGGCAGCTTAA
- a CDS encoding permease prefix domain 1-containing protein: MRKIQHHVEDLFDDVPYSERTEALKLEIIQNLEEKVYDLMAEGKEEEDAINKAIVDFGDIKDLKRELGVGETLPTAKKDMTKINLGFSIWGSTLIIALFVFINFYYTPKTIWFVYPTFAILWWPLSMYYYRLRKKGGRK; the protein is encoded by the coding sequence TTGAGAAAGATCCAGCATCATGTAGAGGACTTGTTTGACGATGTGCCCTACAGTGAGAGAACAGAAGCATTGAAACTGGAAATCATCCAGAATCTTGAGGAAAAGGTCTATGACCTGATGGCAGAGGGCAAGGAAGAAGAAGATGCCATCAACAAAGCCATCGTCGATTTCGGCGATATCAAGGATCTGAAGCGTGAGCTCGGTGTAGGGGAGACCCTTCCCACAGCCAAAAAGGATATGACGAAGATCAACCTCGGCTTTTCCATTTGGGGAAGCACCCTGATCATCGCCCTCTTCGTGTTCATCAATTTCTACTATACCCCGAAGACCATCTGGTTCGTCTATCCGACATTTGCCATCCTGTGGTGGCCGCTCTCCATGTATTATTACAGATTGAGGAAAAAGGGTGGGCGTAAATGA
- a CDS encoding PadR family transcriptional regulator → MIRSDSIRGHLDSIILRLIFEEDQYGYEISKQISERTDDRFQIKEATLYAVFQRLEKKDLIESYFGDVSHGGKRKYYRITTLGRAYLREAAAEWKQTKEIIDVFMEGLN, encoded by the coding sequence ATCATTCGAAGCGACAGTATCCGGGGTCATCTGGACTCCATCATCCTGCGTCTGATCTTTGAAGAGGATCAGTATGGATATGAAATTTCAAAGCAAATCAGCGAACGGACCGACGACCGCTTCCAGATCAAGGAGGCGACCCTTTATGCGGTCTTCCAGCGCCTCGAGAAAAAAGACCTCATAGAGTCCTATTTCGGGGATGTATCCCACGGAGGAAAACGGAAATATTACCGGATCACCACATTGGGCAGGGCCTATTTAAGGGAAGCGGCGGCAGAATGGAAGCAGACGAAAGAAATCATAGATGTGTTCATGGAGGGGTTAAATTGA
- a CDS encoding response regulator, with product MYSVLIADDELNILEGIAALVRWGECGTELTYKAHNGVMAYEWIRENPVDIVITDIKMPGMNGVELIQKVHAIHPHIRFIVLSGYDEFEYAKGVMEYNVKHYLLKPSNEEKIEEALQQIVEGLDEEKQKQEVYQEIQQSLHRVLPIAKEQFLKDYLTGKTYWPEDWEHYGKLFDLREETYRILVFHLDDDHDIDERFVLKEALTNELLKHHRIILSTITGERILLLIEGEAAGERELIEHIKEFRKEYTSYYRKTFTTAVSEPSTPERLKEAYGETISCLSQSFYLGNNSILTTRDVRDVRDEAVSNDTLLFDHDEFLYMLKSGNVEEAECHLRHFFIEIEEKRYHVNVLKSHCIELFMLMIRQSQRMDDLLKDVMIVSNLDSFEELRSFIENAARDIAGERFQRNKVSQSSIIQRMMDYVDEHLSDPDLSLSQVSNDVLYMNSDYIGKLFKKEQGEKFSNYLLNKRIQKAVDLMERSGEIKVFEVAEAVGFGNNPRYFGQVFKKYVGVTPKEYLNKEQV from the coding sequence ATGTATAGCGTGTTGATTGCAGATGATGAGCTGAATATCCTGGAGGGGATCGCAGCCCTCGTGCGCTGGGGAGAGTGCGGAACGGAATTGACGTACAAGGCGCATAATGGGGTGATGGCCTACGAGTGGATCCGGGAAAACCCCGTCGATATCGTCATTACTGATATCAAGATGCCAGGGATGAACGGGGTGGAGCTCATCCAGAAGGTTCACGCCATCCATCCCCATATCCGGTTCATCGTCCTCTCGGGTTATGATGAGTTTGAATATGCAAAAGGGGTCATGGAGTATAACGTCAAGCATTATCTTCTGAAGCCGAGCAACGAAGAGAAGATAGAGGAGGCCCTTCAACAAATCGTAGAGGGGCTTGATGAAGAAAAGCAGAAGCAGGAGGTCTATCAGGAAATCCAGCAAAGTCTGCACAGGGTCCTTCCCATCGCCAAGGAACAGTTCCTCAAGGATTACCTGACAGGGAAGACCTATTGGCCGGAAGACTGGGAGCACTACGGGAAGCTCTTTGATCTCAGGGAAGAGACGTATCGGATCCTCGTCTTCCATCTTGATGATGACCATGACATCGATGAGCGCTTCGTATTGAAGGAAGCACTGACGAACGAGCTCTTGAAACACCACCGTATCATCCTTTCCACCATCACGGGAGAGCGCATCCTGCTCCTCATTGAAGGGGAAGCGGCGGGGGAAAGGGAACTCATCGAACATATCAAAGAATTCAGGAAAGAGTATACCTCCTATTATCGTAAAACGTTTACGACGGCCGTAAGTGAACCGAGCACACCGGAAAGACTGAAAGAAGCATACGGGGAAACCATCTCCTGCTTGTCCCAAAGCTTTTATCTGGGGAATAACAGTATCCTTACGACAAGGGATGTAAGGGATGTAAGGGATGAAGCGGTGAGCAACGATACCCTCCTTTTTGATCACGATGAGTTCCTCTATATGCTGAAAAGCGGAAACGTGGAAGAAGCCGAGTGCCATCTGAGACATTTTTTCATTGAGATAGAAGAGAAGCGCTATCATGTCAATGTGTTGAAATCCCACTGCATCGAGCTCTTCATGCTCATGATCCGTCAGTCTCAGAGGATGGATGATCTCCTCAAAGATGTGATGATCGTCAGCAACCTGGATTCCTTTGAAGAATTGAGGAGTTTCATCGAAAACGCAGCGCGAGACATTGCCGGCGAGCGGTTTCAGCGGAATAAGGTCTCGCAGAGCAGCATCATCCAGCGCATGATGGACTATGTGGATGAACATCTCTCGGATCCCGACCTCTCCCTTTCCCAGGTCTCCAACGACGTCCTGTATATGAATTCGGACTATATCGGCAAGCTCTTCAAGAAAGAACAAGGAGAGAAGTTTTCCAATTACCTTCTTAATAAAAGGATTCAAAAAGCCGTCGATCTCATGGAACGCAGCGGGGAAATCAAGGTCTTTGAAGTCGCAGAGGCGGTGGGATTCGGCAATAACCCGAGGTATTTCGGACAGGTGTTCAAGAAGTATGTCGGCGTCACACCAAAGGAGTACTTGAACAAGGAACAGGTTTGA
- a CDS encoding sensor histidine kinase, with amino-acid sequence MQIKPIFRNLKIRNKIFAVSLLLLSIFGLLGIISYQFFTSMYEDRISEESAAMLQLSSTVLDEELAGVEDLSFQVITDDQVQKDLRIIQDSDVNIDIYQAKVRLQERLLYFATSEPYIAAIQVIDSTGSKYTYGFNTKVELDKKEILPIVAASKGSNVWSKNKEEENIISSARLIRSKENLELKKMGYLIISVDMNKLIEEALNFSPNKNFIITNGDEIFYQNPDSEIGPIRTPDEEKGNGYENERVNGKDYMTTYVHSRFSDLTYYHFLPFSDITQQNAVVKSIMILTFISMFILSIIVSRKAAEFISKPLENLSRNMKEVQSGNFEHSLERTETENEDEIGLLHSNFRIMIDKINELIKENYTKQLMIKETEYKALQAQINPHFLYNTLDSINWMARISQQKKISVMVEALGNMMRNIISKKEALVTLKDEMEIVKHYVTIQEYRFENRLKFSSHSLLDLESHLIPKLSIQPIVENAMAHGLEEMTSQCEINVYIYPKGREIEIVVEDNGPGMSEERIQAIYRGEIHSKSSGIGLKNIIERIKLMFGEEYGVRIESTRVSGQK; translated from the coding sequence ATGCAGATCAAACCTATATTCCGAAATCTGAAAATCCGCAACAAAATATTTGCAGTCTCCCTCCTCCTCCTCAGCATATTCGGCCTCCTGGGAATTATCAGCTACCAATTCTTTACCAGCATGTACGAAGACCGGATCTCGGAGGAGTCGGCTGCCATGCTCCAGCTTTCCTCCACCGTCCTCGACGAAGAACTGGCAGGCGTTGAAGATCTATCCTTCCAGGTCATCACGGACGACCAGGTCCAGAAAGATCTCCGCATCATCCAGGATAGCGACGTCAATATTGACATCTATCAGGCGAAAGTCCGCCTTCAGGAACGGCTCCTTTACTTTGCCACCTCAGAACCCTACATCGCCGCCATCCAGGTCATCGACAGTACAGGCTCAAAATACACGTACGGATTCAATACCAAGGTAGAACTTGATAAGAAAGAAATTCTCCCCATCGTCGCTGCCTCCAAAGGGTCCAATGTATGGTCGAAGAATAAAGAAGAGGAAAACATCATTTCCTCTGCGCGTCTCATCCGTTCAAAGGAGAATCTCGAGCTCAAGAAAATGGGCTATTTGATCATATCCGTTGATATGAACAAACTGATCGAGGAAGCCCTTAATTTTTCCCCGAACAAAAATTTCATCATCACCAATGGGGATGAGATCTTCTATCAGAATCCTGATAGTGAAATCGGGCCCATCCGAACGCCCGATGAGGAAAAAGGGAACGGGTATGAGAATGAGCGCGTCAATGGAAAAGATTATATGACCACCTATGTGCATTCGCGCTTTTCAGACCTCACCTATTATCATTTCCTTCCGTTCAGTGATATCACCCAGCAAAATGCCGTCGTGAAGAGTATCATGATCTTAACCTTCATCTCCATGTTCATCCTCTCCATCATCGTAAGCAGGAAGGCGGCAGAATTCATCTCGAAGCCACTCGAGAATTTGTCGAGGAATATGAAAGAAGTGCAATCGGGGAACTTTGAACACAGCCTTGAGCGGACAGAGACAGAAAATGAAGATGAGATCGGTCTCCTTCACTCCAACTTCCGCATCATGATCGATAAGATCAATGAGCTGATCAAGGAAAACTATACAAAGCAGCTTATGATCAAAGAAACCGAGTATAAGGCGCTGCAGGCGCAGATCAATCCCCATTTCCTCTACAACACCCTTGATTCCATCAACTGGATGGCGAGGATCAGCCAACAAAAGAAGATTTCCGTCATGGTGGAGGCCCTTGGTAATATGATGAGAAATATCATCAGTAAGAAAGAAGCCCTTGTGACCCTGAAGGATGAGATGGAAATCGTGAAGCATTACGTCACCATCCAGGAATATCGGTTTGAAAATCGATTGAAATTCTCATCCCACAGCTTATTGGATCTGGAGAGCCACTTGATCCCGAAGCTCAGTATCCAGCCAATCGTCGAAAATGCCATGGCCCATGGTCTCGAGGAGATGACCTCCCAGTGCGAAATCAATGTTTATATATATCCGAAGGGCAGGGAGATCGAGATCGTTGTCGAGGATAACGGTCCGGGGATGAGCGAGGAACGCATCCAGGCGATCTACAGGGGAGAGATCCACTCCAAAAGCTCAGGCATAGGACTGAAGAATATCATTGAACGGATCAAGCTCATGTTCGGTGAGGAATACGGGGTCAGGATCGAGTCGACCCGGGTGTCGGGACAAAAGTGA